Proteins from a genomic interval of Cottoperca gobio chromosome 8, fCotGob3.1, whole genome shotgun sequence:
- the LOC115012303 gene encoding LOW QUALITY PROTEIN: cytochrome P450 2K1-like (The sequence of the model RefSeq protein was modified relative to this genomic sequence to represent the inferred CDS: inserted 1 base in 1 codon): MLEDLFQFSISVYLSVAIMGLLFLHLCYSSFSSLDKKLEPPGPTPLPLLGNLLQVDLKRLDRSLVDLSKKYGPVFRVYFGMKKVVVLAGYKTVRQALVNHAEEFGDREVTPIFYDFHKGNGIIFSNGDSWKEMRRFALSTLRDFGMGRRISEGKIIEECGYLSEEFEQREGKAFNNTQTINYAASNIISALMFGKRFDYKDPIFKAMVERDHESIRLTGTASIMIYNTFPWLGPFLXNWRDLMKHTEANRQETRNIIADLKETLNPEMCRCFVDAFLTHKLNLEESEIKDSHYHYDNLVSSVKNLFGAGTDTTGNTLQWGLLFMAKYPHFQEQVQEELSRVVGSRQVRVDDRKNLPYTDAVIHETQRLANIVPLAIPHKTTRDVTFQGYFIKKGTTVFPLLTSVLHDESEWETPYAFDPSHFLDKEGKFMRRDAFIPFSAGRRVCPGESLARMELFLFFTSLLQRFRFTPPPGVTEDELDLTAVVGFTLTPSPHELCAVRRQ, translated from the exons ATGTTGGAAGATCTTTTCCAGTTTTCCATTTCAGTCTACTTGTCGGTGGCCATTATGGGCCTGCTGTTCCTCCACCTTTGTTACTCCAGCTTCAGCTCCCTGGACAAGAAGTTGGAGCCTCCAGGGCCTACACCTCTTCCCCTGCTTGGTAACCTGCTTCAGGTGGATCTCAAAAGACTCGACCGCTCTCTTGTTGat CTGTCTAAAAAATATGGACCAGTGTTTAGAGTCTACTTTGGAATGAAGAAGGTGGTGGTCCTAGCAGGATAcaagacagtcagacaggctCTGGTCAACCATGCTGAGGAATTTGGTGATCGAGAGGTCACTCCAATATTCTATGATTTCCACAAAGGAAACG GCATAATATTTTCCAATGGCGACTCTTGGAAAGAAATGAGGCGTTTCGCTTTAAGTACACTGAGAGATTTTGGGATGGGCAGAAGGATTAGTGAAGGTAAAATAATAGAGGAATGTGGCTACCTGAGTGAAGAATTTGAACAACGGGAAG gtAAAGCCTTCAACAACACCCAGACTATTAATTATGCAGCTTCAAATATTATATCAGCTCTCATGTTTGGAAAGAGGTTTGACTACAAGGACCCTATATTCAAAGCTATGGTGGAAAGAGACCACGAGTCTATCCGTCTGACCGGAACAGCATCCATCATG ATATACAACACGTTTCCTTGGCTGGGCCCTTTTC AAAACTGGAGGGATTTGATGAAACACACGGAGGCCAACAGGCAAGAAACAAGGAACATAATAGCGGACCTGAAGGAGACTTTGAACCCTGAGATGTGCAGATGCTTTGTTGATGCATTCCTAACCCATAAACTAAACCTGGAG GagtctgaaataaaagattcaCACTATCATTATGACAACCTGGTCTCCAGCGTGAAAAATCTGTTTGGAGCTGGGACTGATACTACAGGAAATACACTTCAGTGGGGTCTACTTTTCATGGCCAAGTACCCTCATTTTCaag AACAGGTCCAAGAGGAGCTGAGCAGGGTGGTTGGAAGCCGTCAGGTCCGAGTAGATGACCGTAAGAACCTGCCGTACACTGACGCTGTCATCCACGAGACACAGAGACTGGCCAACATTGTCCCCTTGGCCATTCCTCACAAAACCACCCGGGACGTCACATTCCAGGGTTACTTTATCAAAAag GGGActactgtgtttcctcttcttacGTCTGTCCTGCATGATGAGAGTGAATGGGAAACCCCATATGCTTTCGACCCTTCCCACTTCCTGGATAAGGAGGGTAAATTTATGAGGAGAGACGCCTTCATCCCTTTTTCTGCAG GTCGCAGGGTGTGTCCCGGAGAGAGTCTGGCCAGAATGgagcttttccttttcttcacctccctcctccagcgCTTTCGTTTCACTCCTCCACCTGGAGTTACAGAGGATGAACTGGATCTGACAGCAGTTGTGGGCTTCACCCTCACTCCTTCACCTCATGAGCTGTGTGCCGTTAGACGCCAATGA
- the LOC115011911 gene encoding uncharacterized protein LOC115011911 isoform X1, producing MKCAFQRNLYILLNELTRMDSADSKGLRDALSLRGVMIQQPQYPLKREAVEDGDPHNLSHDCLAELELTCTPRPDLSDVPLFDPDLELYVDGSASRDSTGKNRVGFAVVTAVDVLCSGSLPPNYSAQGAELVALTEACRSAAGQAVNIYTDSLYAFGVVHDFGALWKHRKFLKSDGKPILNSKLVAVLLENILLHSRIAVCKCTAHTQGIDPISQGNACADAAAKLAAMRSDVYGSLRQLPPNCPRTFSRL from the exons atgaagtgtgcgtttcagagaaatttgtatatcctcctt aaCGAACTGACCAGAATGGACTCAGCCGACTCCAAAGGACTTCGGGACGCCCTATCACTCCGGGGCGTGATGATCCAACAACCTCAGTATCCCCTTAAACGTGAAGCTGTTGAAG ACGGAGATCCTCACAATCTCTCACACGATTGTTTGGCGGAATTAGAACTCACCTGCACACCACGACCTGACCTCAGTGATGTGCCCCTATTCGATCCAGATCTGGAGCTCTACGTAGATGGCTCTGCCTCTCGTGACTCTACTGGCAAAAATAGGGTTGGTTTCGCTGTCGTCACTGCAGTTGATGTGTTGTGTTCTGGTTCTCTTCCCCCTAACTATTCTGCCCAAGGTGCAGAACTCGTTGCCCTGACTGAAGCGTGCCGCTCCGCCGCAGGTCAGGCTGTGAACATTTACACCGACTCTCTTTACGCTTTCGGTGTTGTCCATGATTTTGGTGCGTTATGGAAACATAGAAAGTTTCTCAAATCTGATGGTAAGCCCATTCTGAATTCCAAATTGGTTGCTGTGCTACTAGAGAACATTTTATTGCACTCCCGAATTGCTGTATGCAAATGTACTGCTCACACCCAGGGCATTGACCCCATTTCGCAAGGTAATGCATGTGCCGACGCCGCTGCTAAATTGGCTGCTATGAGATCAGATGTATATGGTTCACTCAGACAGCTCCCACCCAACTGCCCGCGCAC
- the LOC115011911 gene encoding uncharacterized protein LOC115011911 isoform X2 produces the protein MDSADSKGLRDALSLRGVMIQQPQYPLKREAVEDGDPHNLSHDCLAELELTCTPRPDLSDVPLFDPDLELYVDGSASRDSTGKNRVGFAVVTAVDVLCSGSLPPNYSAQGAELVALTEACRSAAGQAVNIYTDSLYAFGVVHDFGALWKHRKFLKSDGKPILNSKLVAVLLENILLHSRIAVCKCTAHTQGIDPISQGNACADAAAKLAAMRSDVYGSLRQLPPNCPRTFSRL, from the exons ATGGACTCAGCCGACTCCAAAGGACTTCGGGACGCCCTATCACTCCGGGGCGTGATGATCCAACAACCTCAGTATCCCCTTAAACGTGAAGCTGTTGAAG ACGGAGATCCTCACAATCTCTCACACGATTGTTTGGCGGAATTAGAACTCACCTGCACACCACGACCTGACCTCAGTGATGTGCCCCTATTCGATCCAGATCTGGAGCTCTACGTAGATGGCTCTGCCTCTCGTGACTCTACTGGCAAAAATAGGGTTGGTTTCGCTGTCGTCACTGCAGTTGATGTGTTGTGTTCTGGTTCTCTTCCCCCTAACTATTCTGCCCAAGGTGCAGAACTCGTTGCCCTGACTGAAGCGTGCCGCTCCGCCGCAGGTCAGGCTGTGAACATTTACACCGACTCTCTTTACGCTTTCGGTGTTGTCCATGATTTTGGTGCGTTATGGAAACATAGAAAGTTTCTCAAATCTGATGGTAAGCCCATTCTGAATTCCAAATTGGTTGCTGTGCTACTAGAGAACATTTTATTGCACTCCCGAATTGCTGTATGCAAATGTACTGCTCACACCCAGGGCATTGACCCCATTTCGCAAGGTAATGCATGTGCCGACGCCGCTGCTAAATTGGCTGCTATGAGATCAGATGTATATGGTTCACTCAGACAGCTCCCACCCAACTGCCCGCGCACGTTTTCGCGTCTCTAA
- the LOC115011907 gene encoding cytochrome P450 2K1-like, translated as MLEDLFQFSISVYLSVAIMGLLFLHLCYSSFSSQDKKLEPPGPTPLPLLGNLLQVDLKRLNCSLVDLSKKYGPVFRVYFGMKKVVVLAGYKTVRQALVNHAEEFGDREVLPIFYDFHKGNGIIFSNGDSWKEMRRFALSTLRDFGMGRRISEGKIIDECGYLSEEFEQREGKAFDNAQTINYAASNIISALMFGKRFDYKDPDFKAMVERDHDIIHLTGTASILIYNTFPWLGPFLKNWRDLMKHTEANRQETRNIIADLKETLNPELCRCFVDAFLTHKLNLEESEIKDSHYHDDNLVYSVRNLLGAGTDTTGNTLQWGLLFMAKYPHFQEQVQEELSRVVGSRQVRVDDRKNLPYTDAVIHETQRLANIIPLALPHKTSRDVTFQGYFIKKGTTVFPLLTSVLHDESEWETPYTFNPSHFLDKEGKFIRRDAFIPFSAGRRVCPGESLARMELFLFFTSLLQRFRFTPPPGVTEDELDLTAVVGSTLSPSPHELCAVSRQ; from the exons ATGTTGGAAGATCTTTTCCAGTTTTCTATTTCAGTCTACTTGTCGGTGGCCATTATGGGCCTGCTGTTCCTCCACCTTTGTTACTCCAGCTTCAGCTCCCAGGACAAGAAGTTGGAGCCTCCAGGGCCTACACCTCTTCCCCTGCTTGGTAACCTGCTTCAGGTGGATCTCAAAAGACTCAACTGCTCTCTTGTTGAT CTGTCCAAAAAATATGGACCAGTGTTTAGAGTCTACTTTGGAATGAAGAAGGTGGTGGTCCTGGCAGGATAcaagacagtcagacaggctCTGGTCAACCATGCTGAGGAATTTGGTGATCGAGAGGTCCTTCCAATATTCTATGATTTCCACAAAGGAAACG GCATAATATTTTCCAATGGCGACTCTTGGAAAGAAATGAGGCGTTTTGCTTTAAGTACACTGAGAGATTTTGGGATGGGCAGAAGGATTAGTGAAGGTAAAATCATAGATGAATGTGGCTACCTGAGTGAAGAATTTGAACAACGGGAAG gtAAAGCCTTCGACAACGCCCAGACTATTAATTATGCAGCTTCAAATATTATATCAGCTCTCATGTTTGGAAAGAGGTTTGACTACAAAGACCCTGACTTCAAAGCTATGGTGGAAAGAGACCACGACATCATTCATCTGACCGGAACAGCATCCATCCTG ATATACAACACGTTTCCTTGGCTGGGCCCTTTTCTTAAAAACTGGAGGGATTTGATGAAACACACGGAGGCCAACAGGCAAGAAACAAGGAACATAATAGCGGACCTGAAGGAGACTTTGAACCCTGAGCTGTGCAGATGCTTTGTTGATGCATTCCTGACCCATAAACTAAACCTGGAG GagtctgaaataaaagattcaCACTATCATGATGACAACCTGGTCTACAGCGTGAGAAATCTGCTTGGAGCTGGGACTGATACTACAGGAAATACACTTCAGTGGGGTCTACTTTTCATGGCCAAGTACCCTCATTTTCAAG AACAGGTCCAGGAGGAGCTGAGCAGGGTGGTTGGAAGCCGTCAGGTCCGAGTAGATGACCGTAAAAACCTGCCGTACACTGATGCTGTCATCCACGAGACACAGAGACTGGCCAACATTATCCCCTTGGCCCTTCCTCACAAAACCAGCCGAGACGTCACATTCCAGGGTTACTTTATCAAAAAg GGGActactgtgtttcctcttcttacGTCTGTCCTGCATGATGAGAGTGAATGGGAAACTCCATACACCTTCAACCCTTCCCACTTCCTGGATAAGGAGGGTAAATTTATCAGGAGAGACGCCTTCATCCCTTTTTCTGCAG GTCGCAGGGTGTGTCCCGGAGAGAGTCTGGCCAGAATGgagcttttcctcttcttcacctccctcctccagcgCTTTCGTTTCACTCCTCCACCTGGAGTTACAGAGGATGAACTGGATCTGACAGCAGTTGTTGGCTCCACCCTCAGTCCTTCACCTCATGAGCTGTGTGCTGTTAGTCGCCAATGA
- the LOC115011912 gene encoding LOW QUALITY PROTEIN: cytochrome P450 2K1-like (The sequence of the model RefSeq protein was modified relative to this genomic sequence to represent the inferred CDS: deleted 2 bases in 2 codons), with product MLEDLFQFSISVYLSVAIMGLLFLHLCYSSFSSQDKKLEPPGPTPLPLLGNLLQVDLKRLNRSLVDLSKKYGPVFRVYFGMKKVVVLAGYKTVRQALVNHAEEFGDREVTPIFYDFTKGNGIIFSNGDSWKEMRRFALSTLRDFGMGRRISEGKIIEECGYLSEEFEQREGKAFDNTQTIHYAASNIISALMFGKRFDYKDSDFKAMVEREHESIRLTGTASILIYNTFPWLGPFLKNWRDLMKHAEANRQETRNIIADLKETLNPEMCRCFVDAFLTHKLNLEESEIKDSHYHDDNLVYSVRNLFAAGTDTTGNTLQWGLLFMSKYPHFQEQVQEELSRVVGSRQVRVDDRKNLPYTDAVIHETQRLANIAPLALPHKTSQDVTFQGYFIKKGTTVFPLLTSVLHDESEWETPYTFNPSHFLDKEGKFMSRDAFIPFSAGRRVCPGESLARMELFLFFTSLLQRFRFTPPPGVTEDELDLTPIVGFTLSPSPHELCAVSRQ from the exons ATGTTGGAAGATCTTTTCCAGTTTTCTATTTCAGTCTACTTGTCGGTGGCCATTATGGGCCTGCTGTTCCTCCACCTTTGTTACTCCAGCTTCAGCTCCCAGGACAAGAAGTTGGAGCCTCCAGGGCCTACACCTCTTCCCCTGCTTGGTAACCTTCTTCAGGTGGATCTCAAAAGACTCAACCGCTCTCTTGTTGAT CTGTCTAAAAAATATGGACCAGTGTTTAGAGTCTACTTTGGAATGAAGAAGGTGGTGGTCCTGGCAGGATAcaagacagtcagacaggctCTGGTCAACCATGCTGAGGAATTTGGAGATCGAGAGGTCACTCCAATATTCTATGATTTCACAAAAGGAAACG GCATAATATTTTCCAATGGCGACTCTTGGAAAGAAATGAGGCGTTTCGCTTTAAGTACACTGAGAGATTTTGGGATGGGCAGAAGGATTAGTGAAGGTAAAATCATAGAGGAATGTGGCTACCTGAGTGAAGAATTTGAACAACGGGAAG gtAAAGCCTTCGACAACACCCAGACAATTCATTATGCAGCTTCAAATATTATATCAGCTCTCATGTTTGGAAAGAGGTTTGACTACAAGGAC TCTGACTTCAAAGCTATGGTGGAAAGAGAACACGAGTCCATCCGTCTGACCGGAACAGCATCCATCCTG ATATACAACACGTTTCCTTGGCTGGGCCCTTTTCTTAAAAACTGGAGGGATTTGATGAAACACGCGGAGGCCAACAGGCAAGAAACAAGGAACATAATAGCGGACCTGAAGGAGACTTTGAACCCTGAGATGTGCAGATGCTTTGTTGATGCATTCCTGACCCATAAACTAAACCTGGAG GagtctgaaataaaagattcaCACTATCATGATGACAACCTGGTCTACAGCGTGAGAAATCTGTTTGCAGCTGGGACTGATACTACAGGAAATACACTTCAGTGGGGTCTACTTTTCATGTCCAAGTACCCTCATTTTCAAG AACAGGTCCAGGAGGAGCTGAGCAGGGTGGTTGGAAGCCGTCAGGTCCGAGTAGATGACCGTAAAAACCTGCCGTACACTGATGCTGTCATCCACGAGACACAGAGACTGGCCAACATTGCCCCCTTGGCCCTTCCTCACAAAACCAGCCAAGACGTCACATTCCAGGGTTACTTTATCAAAAAg GGTActactgtgtttcctcttcttacGTCTGTCCTGCATGATGAGAGTGAATGGGAAACTCCATACACCTTCAACCCTTCCCACTTCCTGGATAAGGAGGGTAAATTTATGAGTAGAGACGCCTTCATCCCTTTTTCTGCAG GTCGCAGGGTGTGTCCCGGAGAGAGTCTGGCCAGAATGgagcttttcctcttcttcacctccctcctccagcgCTTTCGTTTCACTCCTCCACCTGGAGTTACAGAGGATGAACTGGATCTGACACCA ATTGTTGGTTTCACCCTCAGTCCTTCACCTCATGAGCTGTGTGCTGTTAGTCGCCAATGA
- the LOC115011910 gene encoding cytochrome P450 2K1-like, whose amino-acid sequence MRRFALSTLRDFGMGRRISEGKIIEECAYLSEEFEQQEGKSFDNAQTIHYAASNIISALMFGKRFDYKDSDFKAMVESEHESIRLTGTASILIYNTFPWLGPFLKNWRDLMKHAEANRQETRNIIADLKETLNPEMCRCFVDAFLTHKLNLEESEIKDSHYHDDNLVYSVRNLFAAGTDTTGNTLQWGLLFMSKYPHFQEQVQEELSRVVGSRQVRVDDRKNLPYTDAVIHETQRLANIAPLALPHKTSQDVTFQGYFIKKGTTVFPLLTSVLHDESEWETPYTFNPSHFLDKEGKFMSRDAFIPFSAGRRVCPGESLARMELFLFFTSLLQRFRFTPPPGVTEDELDLTPDVGFTLSPSPHELCAVSRQ is encoded by the exons GGATGGGCAGAAGGATTAGTGAAGGTAAAATCATAGAGGAATGTGCCTACCTGAGTGAAGAATTTGAACAACAGGAAG gtAAATCCTTCGACAACGCCCAGACAATTCATTATGCAGCTTCAAATATTATATCAGCTCTCATGTTTGGAAAGAGGTTTGACTACAAGGACTCTGACTTCAAAGCTATGGTGGAAAGCGAACACGAGTCCATCCGTCTGACCGGAACAGCATCCATCCTG ATATACAACACGTTTCCTTGGCTGGGCCCTTTTCTTAAAAACTGGAGGGATTTGATGAAACACGCGGAGGCCAACAGGCAAGAAACAAGGAACATAATAGCGGACCTGAAGGAGACTTTGAACCCTGAGATGTGCAGATGCTTTGTTGATGCATTCCTGACCCATAAACTAAACCTGGAG GagtctgaaataaaagattcaCACTATCATGATGACAACCTGGTCTACAGCGTGAGAAATCTGTTTGCAGCTGGGACTGATACTACAGGAAATACACTTCAGTGGGGTCTACTTTTCATGTCCAAGTACCCTCATTTTCAAG AACAGGTCCAGGAGGAGCTGAGCAGGGTGGTTGGAAGCCGTCAGGTCCGAGTAGATGACCGTAAAAACCTGCCGTACACTGATGCTGTCATCCACGAGACACAGAGACTGGCCAACATTGCCCCCTTGGCCCTTCCTCACAAAACCAGCCAAGACGTCACATTCCAGGGTTACTTTATCAAAAAg GGTActactgtgtttcctcttcttacGTCTGTCCTGCATGATGAGAGTGAATGGGAAACTCCATACACCTTCAACCCTTCCCACTTCCTGGATAAGGAGGGTAAATTTATGAGTAGAGACGCCTTCATCCCTTTTTCTGCAG GTCGCAGGGTGTGTCCCGGAGAGAGTCTGGCCAGAATGgagcttttcctcttcttcacctccctcctccagcgCTTTCGTTTCACTCCTCCACCTGGAGTTACAGAGGATGAACTGGATCTGACACCAGATGTTGGTTTCACCCTCAGTCCTTCACCTCATGAGCTGTGTGCTGTTAGTCGCCAATGA